A single region of the Streptomyces vilmorinianum genome encodes:
- a CDS encoding ATP-binding protein, whose amino-acid sequence MAAELTANAVRHGHVPGRDFRLRLLLAANTLRIEVIDTRTERQPTTDTTRTPPSSEESGRRLYVVARIADSIGYALRAGAPERPSGRNSICRHRHHPVLSGKGKKI is encoded by the coding sequence ATCGCGGCCGAGCTCACCGCCAACGCCGTTCGCCACGGTCATGTCCCCGGCCGGGACTTTCGGCTCCGTCTCCTCCTCGCTGCCAACACGCTCCGCATCGAGGTCATCGACACCCGCACCGAGAGGCAGCCCACGACCGACACCACCCGCACCCCGCCGTCCAGCGAAGAGTCGGGCCGCAGGCTGTACGTCGTCGCGCGAATCGCCGACAGCATCGGCTATGCGCTGCGCGCCGGCGCCCCGGAAAGACCGTCCGGGCGGAACTCGATTTGCCGGCACCGCCACCACCCAGTGCTTTCCGGTAAAGGCAAAAAGATCTGA
- a CDS encoding DUF397 domain-containing protein — protein sequence MNVEVTSDSAAALAWFKSSYSGAEGGDCVEVATSPGTVHVRDSKDTAGPVLSLGP from the coding sequence ATGAACGTCGAAGTGACCAGTGATTCCGCTGCCGCACTGGCTTGGTTCAAGAGCAGCTACAGCGGTGCCGAAGGCGGCGACTGCGTAGAGGTCGCGACGAGCCCCGGCACGGTCCACGTCCGAGACTCGAAAGACACGGCGGGGCCTGTTCTGTCCCTGGGCCCCTGA
- the pglX gene encoding BREX-2 system adenine-specific DNA-methyltransferase PglX — protein MDKAALLKDLRKQVTALEDDLRARTDSEDEFRVALEREYAAAREAQRTAATYGAWRDERVTQAAAAWALATVFVRFCEDNGLIADPYIAGPGERLADAEDRQAAFFRERPELNDRDWLVAGFEALADSHEAVAGLFDRGHNPLWELTPSYEAATRLLGFWRERGADAEIVHSFVDEDLDTRFLGDLYQDLSEHARKTYALLQTPEFVEEFILDLTLEPAVEEFGLDPVWKHTPKGWQGTDPVARGLRCIDPACGSGHFLLGMFGRLLEKWRAAEPGTDDWELVRRSLESVHGCDKNPFAVAIARFRLLVAALKACGERRLAAAPAFPINVAVGDSLLHGRGAESVTETLDTLFGGGDEGMFAYRTEDVGEYAERVDLLGRGTYHVVVANPPYITVKDKQENENYKKAYDACYRQYALSVPFAQRIFELAVRAGGDRRDGGFTGQITANSFMKREFGKKLVEEFFPKVDLTHVIDTSGAYIPGHGTPTAILAGRNRNGLMVDRVRAILGVRGESTQPKDPAAAPVWSAIVDQIDTCSSESEWVTAADLLRADFSTHPWSLAGGGASEVLSLLSERGSRLSSSIVRIGFYGDSHADEAFTLPAFGPLGRRATDLRARVSHRGDQTRDWGFKAHDLSVMPYSEEKDLLVEEQLGSFFIKHFWPLRTELWMRGTFGGSNYRADGRHWWEWHQLPRDEGSHSWAIPFAFVSTHNYFVLERNGDILNRSAPVIKLPTGATEEQHLELLGVLNSSTACFWLKQVSHSKGRPGAERADAGERWEFRYEFTGTKLQEFPLPAELPLELGRVLDSLAQELATHEPSAVAPGGPTRAGFDNDRGEQASIRARMIAIQEELDWTVYGAYSLLTPDEVTRTTLTSAAGVPEVALGERAFEIVLARKVAAGEVETAWFERHGSTPITEIPTHWPDEYKVVVQARIDIINSRKDIALIERPECKRRWGSDPWEKKEKEALRTWLLDRCEGEDLWFALRDGFRAPRTLTVSQLADSLRQDADVRAVAELYAADHMGKRDATLATVLADVIASEHVPYLAALRYKDSGLRKREQWEQVWDLQREEDKTGERLNIPVPPKYASADFLKPSYWSHRGKLDVPKERFISYPDASPDSDPTVLLGWAGWDHKDQVQALVNLINDRTEQAGWDTPRLTPLIAGIQELMPWVHQWHGEHDEEWGGTPSEEYQAYLDEQRAKHGLSAEDLTDWRPEKKTRGRAKKAD, from the coding sequence GTGGACAAGGCCGCACTGCTGAAGGACCTGCGCAAGCAGGTCACCGCGCTGGAGGACGACCTGCGGGCGCGGACGGACTCGGAGGACGAGTTCCGTGTGGCGCTCGAGCGCGAGTACGCGGCGGCGCGGGAGGCTCAGCGTACAGCCGCCACATACGGAGCGTGGCGGGACGAACGCGTGACGCAAGCGGCAGCGGCGTGGGCGCTCGCGACGGTGTTCGTCCGCTTCTGCGAGGACAACGGGCTCATCGCCGACCCGTACATCGCGGGCCCGGGCGAGCGGCTGGCAGACGCGGAGGACAGGCAGGCGGCGTTCTTCCGGGAACGTCCGGAGCTGAACGACCGGGACTGGCTGGTCGCCGGTTTCGAGGCGCTGGCCGACTCGCACGAGGCGGTGGCGGGGCTCTTCGACCGGGGGCACAACCCGCTGTGGGAGCTGACTCCGTCGTACGAGGCGGCGACGCGGCTGCTCGGGTTCTGGCGTGAGCGGGGCGCGGACGCCGAGATCGTTCATTCGTTTGTGGACGAGGACCTGGACACGCGGTTCCTGGGTGACCTGTACCAGGACCTGAGCGAGCACGCGCGGAAGACGTACGCGCTGCTGCAGACGCCGGAGTTCGTGGAGGAGTTCATCCTCGACCTGACGCTGGAGCCGGCGGTCGAGGAGTTCGGCCTCGACCCGGTGTGGAAGCACACGCCGAAGGGCTGGCAGGGGACTGATCCTGTTGCACGAGGGCTGCGGTGCATCGACCCGGCGTGCGGGTCGGGCCACTTCCTGCTGGGCATGTTCGGCCGCCTGCTGGAGAAGTGGCGGGCGGCGGAGCCGGGCACGGACGACTGGGAGCTGGTGCGGCGGTCGTTGGAGTCCGTGCACGGCTGCGACAAGAACCCGTTCGCGGTGGCGATCGCGCGGTTCCGGTTGTTGGTTGCGGCGCTGAAGGCTTGCGGGGAGCGGCGGCTGGCGGCGGCGCCTGCGTTTCCGATCAATGTGGCGGTGGGGGACTCGCTGCTGCATGGGCGGGGGGCGGAGTCCGTTACGGAGACCCTGGACACGTTGTTTGGGGGCGGGGACGAGGGGATGTTCGCGTACCGCACGGAGGACGTGGGGGAGTACGCGGAGCGGGTGGATTTGCTGGGGCGGGGGACGTACCACGTGGTGGTGGCGAATCCGCCGTACATCACCGTGAAGGACAAGCAGGAGAACGAGAATTATAAGAAGGCGTACGACGCGTGCTATCGGCAGTACGCGCTGTCTGTGCCGTTCGCTCAGCGGATCTTTGAGCTGGCGGTACGGGCGGGGGGTGATCGACGTGACGGCGGTTTCACGGGTCAGATCACAGCAAACTCCTTCATGAAGAGAGAGTTCGGGAAAAAGCTGGTTGAGGAGTTCTTCCCGAAGGTCGATCTGACGCACGTTATCGATACCTCAGGAGCCTACATCCCGGGTCATGGGACACCTACGGCGATTCTCGCTGGACGAAACCGTAACGGGTTGATGGTGGATCGGGTTCGGGCGATTCTTGGGGTGCGAGGGGAGTCGACTCAGCCCAAAGACCCGGCGGCGGCGCCTGTTTGGTCGGCAATTGTTGATCAGATCGATACGTGCAGCAGCGAGTCTGAGTGGGTAACTGCTGCTGACCTACTACGAGCAGATTTCTCAACGCACCCCTGGTCGCTTGCGGGCGGCGGAGCCTCGGAGGTTTTGTCCCTGCTGTCTGAGAGAGGGAGCCGACTGAGCAGCTCTATTGTCCGAATCGGGTTCTACGGTGACAGTCATGCGGATGAGGCGTTCACTCTGCCAGCCTTCGGGCCGCTCGGTCGAAGGGCCACGGACCTACGGGCGCGTGTTAGCCATCGTGGAGACCAGACCCGCGACTGGGGCTTCAAGGCGCACGACCTTTCCGTCATGCCGTATTCGGAAGAGAAAGACCTCCTTGTCGAGGAGCAGTTGGGTAGCTTCTTTATCAAGCACTTCTGGCCGCTGCGCACCGAATTGTGGATGCGAGGGACATTCGGCGGCAGTAACTATCGTGCTGACGGGCGTCACTGGTGGGAGTGGCATCAGCTTCCGAGGGATGAAGGATCCCATTCGTGGGCTATTCCTTTTGCTTTCGTTTCCACGCATAACTACTTCGTGCTCGAGCGGAACGGGGATATTCTGAATCGCTCCGCGCCAGTGATCAAGCTACCGACGGGGGCGACGGAGGAGCAGCACCTGGAGCTTTTGGGTGTGCTGAACTCGTCGACGGCTTGCTTCTGGCTTAAGCAGGTGAGCCATAGCAAGGGTCGGCCCGGTGCGGAGCGCGCAGATGCTGGTGAGCGTTGGGAGTTTCGATACGAGTTTACGGGGACCAAGTTGCAGGAGTTCCCGCTGCCAGCCGAGCTTCCCCTGGAACTTGGCCGTGTCCTTGATTCCCTTGCCCAGGAGTTGGCCACTCATGAGCCCTCCGCCGTGGCCCCCGGTGGGCCCACCCGCGCCGGGTTCGACAATGACCGCGGCGAGCAAGCGTCTATCCGTGCGCGGATGATTGCGATTCAAGAGGAGCTGGACTGGACGGTCTACGGCGCCTACAGCCTGCTCACCCCCGACGAAGTGACCCGCACAACTCTGACCAGCGCCGCTGGCGTACCCGAAGTCGCTCTTGGGGAGCGCGCATTCGAGATCGTGCTCGCTCGGAAGGTGGCGGCGGGCGAGGTAGAGACCGCCTGGTTTGAGCGGCACGGATCCACCCCGATCACCGAGATCCCCACTCACTGGCCCGACGAATACAAGGTCGTCGTCCAGGCCCGGATCGACATCATCAACTCCCGCAAGGACATCGCTCTCATCGAGCGCCCCGAATGCAAGCGCCGCTGGGGCTCCGACCCCTGGGAGAAGAAGGAGAAGGAAGCCCTCCGCACCTGGCTGCTCGACCGGTGCGAGGGCGAGGACCTCTGGTTCGCCCTCCGGGACGGGTTCCGCGCGCCCCGGACGCTCACCGTCTCCCAACTCGCTGACTCCCTCCGGCAGGACGCCGACGTGCGGGCCGTCGCCGAGCTGTACGCCGCCGATCACATGGGCAAGCGCGACGCCACCCTCGCGACCGTTCTCGCGGACGTGATCGCCAGCGAGCACGTCCCGTACCTCGCCGCCCTGCGCTACAAGGACTCCGGCCTGCGCAAGCGGGAGCAGTGGGAGCAGGTCTGGGACCTCCAGCGCGAGGAGGACAAGACCGGCGAGCGGCTCAACATCCCCGTGCCGCCGAAGTACGCCTCCGCCGACTTCCTCAAGCCGTCGTACTGGTCGCACCGCGGCAAGCTGGACGTCCCCAAGGAGCGGTTCATCTCTTACCCGGACGCGTCGCCCGACTCCGACCCGACCGTCCTGCTCGGCTGGGCCGGTTGGGATCACAAGGATCAGGTGCAGGCGCTGGTCAACCTGATCAATGACCGTACCGAGCAGGCTGGTTGGGACACCCCGCGACTCACCCCGCTCATCGCAGGCATCCAGGAGCTGATGCCCTGGGTCCACCAGTGGCACGGCGAACACGATGAGGAGTGGGGCGGCACGCCCTCCGAGGAGTACCAGGCGTACCTGGACGAGCAGCGCGCCAAGCATGGACTCTCGGCGGAGGACCTCACGGACTGGCGCCCGGAGAAGAAGACACGCGGTCGGGCGAAGAAGGCCGACTGA